Within Larus michahellis chromosome 22, bLarMic1.1, whole genome shotgun sequence, the genomic segment CTGTAAGCTTTATTTCAGCCTCGTCGGTTTCGATGGCGCCTGCGGGGAACGTCGGCACGAGCTTTTTGGGGGGAGTTACGCGTCGAATGCGTTgcatcactttttatttttcacagcttctttttttttcggCCTTAAGCATCTTGTAAAAGTTATTAATAATAAGCTAGCAACACGGCttttaagaacaggaaaaagtcttttaattgaacttctcaaaatttaaaaaaaaaaaactgctcaAGTTGTGTCTCAGAAACATAAGGAAAGGCAACGTTAGCTTTACTGGCGGCACGAAAGGAtgagttttaaaatgcttttgatacTGAGAAAAGACACGAAACTTGATTTGAACCTCTCTTAAATGGCCTCTTCACAGGCAGCCTGCTTCCGCGAAGTGGTACGACCGAAGGGACTACGTCTTTATTGAATTTTGCGTTGAAGACAGTAAAGATGTTAatgtaaattttgaaaaatcCAAACTTACGTTCAGGTGAGCACCTTGGGCCTTTGCGAAGCTGAAAGACGtttcgggggcggggggataCCTCGAGGCTATGCTGGTGCTGATTAGATGATGTTTTTATTAATGaggcatattttttctttaagatattTCCTGCTAAAcgtaagtgcatttttttttttctctctcaacaGTTGTCTTGGAGGAAGTGATAACTTTAAACATTTAAACGAAATTGACCTTTTTAATAATATTGATCCAAATGTAAGTATCCTCTTGACTCTCCTCTTGGTGCTGTATCCTGAAAAATACCGTCCGTTCTTCAGGCTGCTTCCAGTATCGTGGGCAAATTGTGCTTTAGACGTAAGGTTGTGCTTAAACCCGGATCTAGGAAAGCGTCTCTGGGCGGTATTTTTCGGGACAAAGAAGTTGTTCGTAGCTTAAGACAAACTAGTCGAGTGTGAGCGGTTCCTGGTGGAGTTTGCGGTGGTTATGCTAACAGGCGTTCGCTCTTTTTCAGGAATCAAAGCATAAAAGAACAGACAGATCTATCTTGTGTTGTTTACGAAAAGGAGAATCTGGTCAGGCATGGCCGAGGTTAACGAAAGAGAGGGCAAAGGTGGGTTTGGGCTCCTTGGTGGCTGGGGCAGGCGGCGCCTGTTGCCTCCCCCGGTTTTTAATCTTGTTTGATATTTGGGTCATGTTTAAATTATGTGGCAGTTAATGGGTCACTTACCGGGCTTCTGAGCAGAGCGGCAGTTCTTATTAACCTTCCTTTTCTAACAGTAACAGCTTGTCCTTAAATAACGTCTTGTGTTGATGCGCAGCTCAACTGGCTCAGTGTGGACTTCAACAACTGGAAAGACTGGGAAGATGATTCAGATGAAGACATGTCCAATTTCGATCGCTTTTCTGAGGTAATGGGAGTACCTGGAGGTTTGGGCTTCCTTCTGGGCCCTGCGTGGGCGAGCAGGGGCTGAGAAGCTGTAGGAAGAGTCGTCTTCCtcggccttcctcctcctggccggTCTCGGAGCGGGCGCTGCTGCGACAGAGCCGTGTCCGGCTCTGACCGTGCGGTGGGGATGGGCTGACGTTCATTTTGTAGATGCCGGCACTTGACTCGGTGCACCGGTTGGCTTGCAAggcaattaatttaaatttttttgcatgcTGACCTTGTCCTTGCTGCGTAGGTGCAGCTGATTTGTCAAAACAACCGGCAGCCGTTGGTTAGAACAGTTTTTAAgctatttttagattattttttttttttacggtgcTCATGTAGAGAGCGCGGTTGGCTTCACCTGGTAACGTGGCCGTTGTCTCTCTGAGCAGATGATGAACAACATGGGCGGAGATGACGACGTAGACTTGCCAGAAGTAGACGGGGCAGATGATGTAAGTACTTCGCAGTAAATAGGTgccgggctggcgcggcgccctgCGCGTTCGTTGCCGCCCGCTGAAGTCGAACTCCCGTTCCCTCTTGAGCGCTGTCAAAGCTTAAATAGCACCCAACCTCGTCCGGACAAACGATGTCACCTGGCAAAGTCGCCGTCCTCCCCTCCTGCCGCGGCGCCGAGCTTGGCGGTGGCGGTGCTCGCGGTGCCACAACAGCTCGGTGGCCCCCTCCGCGCTGACGGCTGGTTGTTGGCGGGGCTGTGGGCTCCGACCGGCGAGGCCAAACCCAGCCCGGCCCGTGGAACCCGCGGTTCCCTGCCGCTCGGGCCGTGCCGCATCACGCTGCAGCTGGGCTCTGGAAAGGGCAGCTCgtttgccgggggggggtgggtgcggGGGAAGTGCCTTTGAGCGCGGTCTGCTCCAAttgatgtttttccttctttccaggaCTCACCAGACAGTGATGATGAAAGTAAGTTGGTGTCGGCCTTTGCTTCCCCGCAGCGGTGCGGGCGCTCGCTCACGGGCTCCTCGCTGAGCCGCAGCCTCGAGGGGAGCCAGCAGATGTTCTGTCCTGTCGGTCTCGCTAAATCCCGGCTGCCAGCTAATGCCGGTGCCTGGCCCGAGCGGTGTCAGACGATATAATCTAGTGAAAGCCTTTCCACAAGAGCATGAAATACCAGTTTGACCTTCCCAGCCAGCTGTAGTCCTGGGCAGGCTTTGGCTTTGAGGGCAGCGTGCGCGGGGCATCGGCGGCTGTGGTGCTGGCCCCGCTCGAGTCGCTCCCGCGCTGGCGGCAGCGGCTCAATAAAGAACCTTCTGTGCGCTTCAGAGCGAGCACGGGGGCCAGCTCAGACCTGGAACTGCCTTTCTTGGTCAAGGGCTGGATCTTGCTCCTGTCCCTTGTGACATAAAGGGGCTCCTggtagctgctttttaaaaaaacaaagcaggaagaaaaaacaaaccaaccctcaCCCACtaatcttccttctctttctctctagAAATGCCGGATCTGGAGTAAGGAAAACTGTTGTCTTCAGGGTTTGGGGAAAGAACTTCATCACAACATTTCATAATTGAGATAAGAATTCCTGAGTTGATAGCCCTAAAGGGAGATCCTGCATCCTTTAACCCATTTTCAGTCCATTTTAAATGGCTTCACTGATGGTAGGTGTGTACCATTGCACGGGGCGGTCTTAAGCCACGAGAGGCAATAACGTTATGCATGAACCGTTTTCcagacttccaaaaaaaaaaaaaaaaaaaaagaaaaaaatatatataaaacccgATTGAGGTGTTAGGCAATCGATAGAGAACAGTCGCAATAAAGTTTACAGAGCCTCCTTGCCTCGTAGCGGATGTAATTACAATGGGAGAATCCTGAATTTACACCAAGCGGTAaatgagcatttttattttattttttttttcccccccttctgcCGCCTGAAAATTGTACGTTTGTACCGGGAACAAAACACGGCTGTTGTCATTGGCTCACAAAAATTCCGCGGGCGCCGCACAGAACCTCTTGTGGTGTCTTCGGGTCTGTTCCACTAAAGTTTGTattaaaatggaacaaaattTCTCCTCATTTGGTGTTGGCGGGGCCCCGGCGCGGTTGGCTGGAGcccgtttccccccccgccccctgccccgttAGACCCTCGAGCTTTACCCCCTCCTCCCGGGCGCGGGTGCCTGTACGTTGTTGCTTGTCAATCTGTACGTTTAGACCAAAATCGTATTTGCACTGTGGGTGTGGCAGCGACCGGCCGGCGGCGGCTTCGAAACGggctgaaaaaaacctcaatttATGTTCAGAGCAGcggggatttttttaatgtctacaTTCTTTCTAATAAACTGTTGAAGACTCCCTGGCTCTCCTTCCGCCTGGGCCCTGTCCCTTCATCTGCCTGCGGCGGGGGTTCCtctaccggggggggggggggaacgggggcagccccgggccggtattgcggggctgggggtgcgggacCGGCCCGGTGCTGCGCAGGAGGGCGGGGGGCCCTGGGCTCTCTGTTGTGGCCGCGGAAGTCGCCCGCACCGGGGCTCCCGTTGTCCCCGTGGTCAATGCTGTGGCCGCAGGAGCCGCtcgcaccggggggggggggggcgcggcggggcccgggccgcGGTCACGGCGCCCGCCCCAAGGACAAGCGCGGGGCACGTGCTCTGCCGCTTCCGGTGCCCTTCAGCCGGGGCCCGCCCCTTCCTGCTAATCCCGCCCTATCAATTCGCCGTTGCTCCTTGACGGATAGAACTGCCGACCAATCGCGGCGAGGCGGAAAAGAGAGCGCCCGGGTACGTCTGGCCAATGAGAGAGCGCGCGGCTCGGCGCGGCGGCCAATGGGCGCGCGCTGCGGCGGGTGACGCGCGCGGCGGTCCCGCCCCGCGGGGGCCGTgtggggcgggcggggcgcggggctcaGTCGGCGCCGCCATGTTGGGGCTCGCGGGTCGCtgctcggccgccgccgccgccgccgcccggcccctgctgcgccgcggggccgggccggcccgCGACCTCCTGCCGCTGCTCCTCAGccgcggggccggcccggccgccgccgccgcggcgcgtGAGTGCGGGGCGGCCGAAGGGTCACCTTGGGGCCTGCGCGGGGGCCGTTAGCGGGGCCCCGttagcggggcggggcgggctgtGAGGGGGGTAGGGGAGGCCTGCGTGCACCGAGGGCTGCAGGGGGTCCCGGGTGCGCCGAGGAGGCGTTGCCGGCAGTCGTGGGTGCACCGAGGAGGGTCCCGGGCCCttcgagggggctgcagggggtctTGGGCGGATCGAGGGCTGCAGCGGGTCCTGGGTGCTCCGAAGAGGGGGCGCTGGGGGTCTCGGCTGAACCGAGGAAAGGCTTTAGGGGGTCCTGGGCGCACCGAGGTGGGTGGTGCAGGAGATCCTGGTCAGATCGAGGGCTGCAGGGGGTCGGGGGTGCACCGAGGGGGGGGCTCCAGCGGGTCCTGGGCGCTCCGAAGGGGGTGCTGGGTACGTGGCGGGGGAGCCAAGGGGTGCAGGGGAGCCCGTCTCTGCACCCCCGAGGCACGTGGGAGCCCGGAGCTGCCCTTTTCCCACTCCGACCTTGACTcgtccctctcctcccccaggaCGGGACTATGCAGCCCAGGCGGCCCCCGCCGCCAAGGCCGGCTCCACCACCGGCCGCATCGTGGCCGTCATCGGTGCGGTGGTGGACGTGCAGTTCGACGAGGGGCTGCCCCCCATCCTCAACGCCCTTGAGGTGCAGGGCAGGGAGACGCggctggtgctggaggtggcCCAGCACCTGGGTGAGCATCTGCCGCAGACGGGCTGCGGAGGGTGGGAGGGGGCCTCCTGTGATGATGTCTCTGATGACTTTCGTTCTCCTGAGCTTGCTGAAGCCACGGATTTCAATCTGAGGAGGAAGAGAATGGCTGCCGGAGGGCCCTGGCCTGCAGGGCTGCAGTTTGAGCGCGGCCTGggcttgttttttctctgtgataTTTTGTCCCTGggtcctgctgctcttcttggTTCTCCTCCCAGCAGACCGTTCCCTTGGCAGGGCCTGGGGAAGCCACcagcagctgtccccagggtcAGCTCGAGGGCGCTGCCGTGACGCTGTCCTTGGGCCTTGGCAGGGGAGAACACTGTGCGCACAATCGCCATGGACGGGACAGAAGGCCTGGTGAGAGGACAGAAGGTTCTGGACTCCGGGGCGCCCATCCGCATCCCCGTTGGCCCCGAGACCCTGGGCAGGATCATGAATGTCATCGGGGAACCCATCGACGAGAGGGGCCCCATCACGACGAAACAGTGAGTGATGCCCCGGGCTGGGAGACGAGCATCGTGGGGGGGTTTGGAGGTGGGGGGTGTGGGTCGTGGAACAGCAGACGCGTCGTGAGCAGGGACCGCGCTCGCGCGGTTTCCTGCCAGCACCGGGCTTGGTTCGGCCGCTCAGCTCCTCTCTCCACCTCTTGCTGCAGGTTTGCTGCTATCCACGCCGAAGCCCCCGAGTTCGTGGAGATGAGCGTCGAACAGGAGATCCTGGTGACGGGGATCAAGGTGGTGGATCTGCTGGCTCCCTACGCCAAGGGCGGCAAGATTGGTACGTTGCCCCCGGAGGAAGGCGGGTgtctggggtggggggcaccctgccagcccccccgcGGCCCAGGACCGGTCCCTCTGCAGTTGTTTCCTTCGCTGATGAGTAACCGCTTTTTTGACTTTCGTTCTTCTGAGCTCGCTGAAGCGACGTTTATTGAGCTGAGGAGGAAAGGGGCGAAGGGAGACAGCGGGGGCAGCCGGATCGGCTTGGGGTTGAGCGGGATTCCCGTTCCCTCCCAGGTTTGTTTGGAGGTGCCGGCGTCGGCAAGACGGTGCTGATCATGGAGCTGATCAACAACGTGGCGAAAGCCCACGGCGGTTACTCGGTGTTCGCTGGCGTGGGGGAGCGGACCCGGGAGGGCAACGACTTGTACCATGAGATGATCGAGTCTGGGGTCATCAACCTGAAAGACGCCACTTCCAAGGTGCGCTGggtctcctggggggggggacggggaacgcgggggtggcagggggacgcCGTGCTGACACCGGGGTCCTGCCCGCAGGTCGCCCTGGTCTACGGACAGATGAACGAGCCCCCGGGCGCCCGCGCCAGGGTGGCTCTGACGGGGTTGACGGTGGCCGAATACTTCAGGGACCAGGAGGGTCAGGACGTGCTGCTCTTCATCGACAACATCTTCCGCTTCACCCAGGCTGGCTCTGAGGTCTGTGCTGCCTCCTGGGGCTGAGCGCGGTGGGGGCCGGGCCCCCGCCTCACGCAGCCTCTCACGGCCtccgttccccccccccttccccccaccaggTGTCTGCCCTGCTGGGCAGAATCCCCTCCGCCGTGGGCTACCAGCCCACGCTGGCCACCGACATGGGCACCATGCAGGAGAGGATCACCACCACGCGCAAGGGCTCCATCACGTCGGTGCAGGTGAGGGCAGGGCCGGCAGCGCCGCGCCGGGGGAGCCacggcggccgccccgggcccACCGTCCCCTCCCGCCTCCCCAGGCCATCTACGTGCCAGCCGACGACTTGACCG encodes:
- the PTGES3 gene encoding prostaglandin E synthase 3 isoform X1, translating into MGPRRSGPGGARPLAGRAEPAAGAARNGGYGALPGGLNGTGARQTVAAKTARNPRQPASAKWYDRRDYVFIEFCVEDSKDVNVNFEKSKLTFSCLGGSDNFKHLNEIDLFNNIDPNESKHKRTDRSILCCLRKGESGQAWPRLTKERAKLNWLSVDFNNWKDWEDDSDEDMSNFDRFSEMMNNMGGDDDVDLPEVDGADDDSPDSDDEKMPDLE
- the PTGES3 gene encoding prostaglandin E synthase 3 isoform X2, giving the protein MQPASAKWYDRRDYVFIEFCVEDSKDVNVNFEKSKLTFSCLGGSDNFKHLNEIDLFNNIDPNESKHKRTDRSILCCLRKGESGQAWPRLTKERAKLNWLSVDFNNWKDWEDDSDEDMSNFDRFSEMMNNMGGDDDVDLPEVDGADDDSPDSDDEKMPDLE
- the ATP5F1B gene encoding ATP synthase F(1) complex subunit beta, mitochondrial yields the protein MLGLAGRCSAAAAAAARPLLRRGAGPARDLLPLLLSRGAGPAAAAAARRDYAAQAAPAAKAGSTTGRIVAVIGAVVDVQFDEGLPPILNALEVQGRETRLVLEVAQHLGENTVRTIAMDGTEGLVRGQKVLDSGAPIRIPVGPETLGRIMNVIGEPIDERGPITTKQFAAIHAEAPEFVEMSVEQEILVTGIKVVDLLAPYAKGGKIGLFGGAGVGKTVLIMELINNVAKAHGGYSVFAGVGERTREGNDLYHEMIESGVINLKDATSKVALVYGQMNEPPGARARVALTGLTVAEYFRDQEGQDVLLFIDNIFRFTQAGSEVSALLGRIPSAVGYQPTLATDMGTMQERITTTRKGSITSVQAIYVPADDLTDPAPATTFAHLDATTVLSRAIAELGIYPAVDPLDSTSRIMDPNIVGPEHYDVARGVQKILQDYKSLQDIIAILGMDELSEEDKLTVARARKIQRFLSQPFQVAEVFTGHMGKLVPLKETIKGFKQILAGEYDHLPEQAFYMVGPIEEAVAKAEKLAEEHA